Within Citrus sinensis cultivar Valencia sweet orange chromosome 1, DVS_A1.0, whole genome shotgun sequence, the genomic segment gtgttaaagttgaaaaatgcataaattttgtggtcatttttgtaaatttcccgaTTTTCATGGGGCCAGTTTATTTAGCTCCGTTAgctatagttttttttaaataaaatttatttaattagagtttttgtaaataaatattttattaaaattattttaattatttagttgttCATGagaattttcattataaattattaaattttcttaatcgataaaatttttaaaattatattatgaaagtaataaaaaaagattataaaataaataaaaggtatATTGATAATTTCACTCTTTTAAAAATGCTAAACAACCTCTACTcttaaaagtataaatttaagcttttgttagtagaaatataataatttatttaatctccATAAACTCTACTCAAAATACAatgaaacaacaataaaaagtGGTTTATAAAAAACTTATGAGACtaaactaaatatttttttatcattagaTAAGTCATACCAAACATACACTCAACTTTATCATGTTCAAAATGACTactcatcattaaaattataaatataagatgggtatgtgatttacaaattcattttCGAGGTCCGGTTATAATAGATTTGAAATCTATCAGGTGAAGCATCTGGTTAATTGTATGATCTACAATTTGTGAACTAATGAATACAAGAAAGTAGCATAATCTCTATCATATTTATGTTCTTAAGATTATTACTAAGGtggcacttttttttttctccctctttgtctgaaatctaaaTACACATGAATTAATCTAAATtctaaacataataaaatgtatgaatatgaataatatgtttgttttttttttcctgaattGCCAAAAGCAAATGCTAAGTTGTTTGgttatttaacttaaaatatctaaaaattagtattttcaCATATGTGctcttacaaattataaatgttaaatgaaTAAGAAACATCTCAACGAACTTAAATAagacaatatattattataatataaattatgatcaATTGAATACAACCCTACATAATAATTAgtatatgttaatcaattttattgtagtttacagtattttatatgaaaaatattcattaaaaattgtaaagacaaataatactaatttgaaaaaaataaaaagataaaataataatagtactattatattatcacaagttatagAAATAGGCAATAATAccaattgttaaattttattaaggtaAAGATacgaattaattaattaaataggaCTATTTTGAAgcttatcttttaatgatgtttttcaaactttttaaattaaaacaaaatgttaaaaaaattgatttaataacttgatgattaaaattttttattaaattaaaaaaataaataaacttaatgatttaattgattaaaattaaatctattaaGTTGTTAAGTCAAAAAACAAACAGCCCCCAAACGAAAAAAGAATCCTACTTATATTAGACAATCTAATCTATCAACGAATCATATGCATTATAGTCATAGCATCATTTTCGTCCTTAGCCCAGAAAAGCCCACATTTGTTTTGTCTAATTGACTCGTGATCCAATTTTTTAGGCCCAGAACCAGTGATACACACTCAGCAATTGTTCCAGCCCAGCAACTGCCAGCATACGGTACATATTCGGCATTCTGTATGCATGACTCAATCGACATGCTTATGGTCAAATTAGGGACTGGAAACATGCAACTTTGCAACATCAATTCTTTCATCAAACTACCCAGGTCAAAGCACCTTGAATACAATCATTTTGCAGCTTTAAGCAGAGTATGCACAAGGACTGCCTCAGATTTAAGATCCAAGCAGCTGAAATAGATGATGAGTTTGCGATAATCCGTGATTCCTAAAGAGCCGAGAGCAGTAATAAAAGATGGTCAGAAACCTTCATCATACAACCTCATTTCTTGAAACGTATAGTCTACTAAAATACAACTAAATAAAGGATACCAATCAATTTCCAAGTGTCTAGTGTACCCAATAGCTCAATAAAGATGATAAACTACAAGAAGTTCTAGACATCTAAACAAGTGCTCTACGATTTCTTATCACTCGGTTGACTCAAGGCTTTGAAGTACATGAAATTACGTGGGCCTTGAACTTCTCAAGCTCTGCTAAAACCTCATCTTGCGGCCGATAGATCAAATCACTCATGCGCCATATCTGTTTATGTCATCACAAGATTAGCATATCAATTACCACAGCATTAAGAGAAGAGAAGTAAtttgttggggggggggggggagggtgGGGGGTTTGTCTTTTAAATATTAGCATGTGAAATATTCCATTATTCAATAccacaaaagtaaaaaaatacatgactTTCAAGGGgatgaaaaatggaaaacaatTCAATGTAGGACTTTTGTTTCCCAATCCCTTCTGAAACTAACAAGGATGCAAAAAGGATTTCAGGAAAAACTAATATTACCAATTTTCATAGCTGCAATTCTTGGGCCAGCAAAGCACTTTTTAACTAAAATgcttttgaaacattttaaTTGACACTTCCCTAATCATCTATAGAAGATTTCaatcataattaatcaaaAGTTATGAATCACTGATAATCCATTACAATTGCTTATAATTTGGACAAAGTTGTATTTGTTAgcaaattttttcttctcaagCTCATTTAGAAGAACAAGtaaatgaaaagttaaaagctaaaaagttaaaaaccaTTTACAAGGAGGAAAAGGAATTAATACCTGCAGTGTTCCTCCTCCACCAGTAGAATCGCAGTCATCAGAGACACTAACAACAGTCCATGGATCAGATGCATTCCAGTGGAAGTCAACAACTTTGTCCCTTATTAAAAAGAAGGGAGAAAAATAGGAGAGTGAGATTAGATAAACATGAAGAATAGCAGATATATAACagttaaaacttgaaaatataCACAGCTATCAAAATAAcgataataataacataaagcAGGAACCAAATTTCCTTTAAGACAAATAAGAATAGGTAATAGAGATTACTACGTGTTCTACACTGTTTTAGAAAAATCCTAGCAAAACAAgcaaaccttttttttaaagaaaaaaaggatgaTATCTTAAAACATAAGACAATTGTACAGAAGTTGATGGGACCACAAATCcaccaaaataagaaaaactatTGTCAAAAATCTAAAGAACTTATCTCTTCAACAGAAGatgaaatttttcttgatttgaaAACTTTTCAGTGCTTCAAGATGGCAATaaatcttgattttcttgttaGCATAAGAAAGGCCATCATTGTTATCTACCAGACATGATTCTCGCAGCACAAATTTGATGGAACTGGACGGactaataaaatgacaaaatgaaaagagagagaggcaATGAACAAAAGCATGACAGCCAGGTTCAAAACAGATGGTGGGTGAATCAAAAACCCAGAGCTAATATACAAATTAGCGGAAGAATGCAGTTACTAGTTACAGACCTGTGCCCAGCATGCTGGAAAAACAAGCCTGCAGGATAATGAGTGGTTCTTGGCCCCTGCTCCACCTTTTTACCAACCTGCAATAGTGATACAATCACAGGAAGGTAAACATATAATACATTTGGGTAAAACCCACCCAATTACACAGTGAAGCATAAACAATCTCAGACAAAGATAGATGCTATTGCCACCTTCTCATAGTCCCAAATGTTTAAGAGACCATCCTCTGCAGAGCTTCCAAATACAGACGACTTGTCTGGAGACCACTGAAAAATAAACGAAATAATTCAGTAAAAGCTTATATTTACACACTCATTGCGACACATTAACTTCATAACAATTAGAAGGTATGtggggaaagaaaaagaagaattatttAATACCTGAACACAGAGAACAGCGGCACTGTGACcttcaaatttattgataGGCGATCCAACTCCGTTAGAAGTGAGATTACGCCGATCAAACATGCGGACAGAGTTATCAGCTGACCTGGAGAAATCATAGAAATAGAAATCACAAAAGGTGATTTATGATTTCAGCATCAGTGCAAAACAGCAGAGAATTTAACGTTATAATACCCGGTAAGGATAAGATTATCATCAAGGGGATTCCAGTCAACACAGTGAAGATCAGCATCATGTGCTTTTTCAACCTGTCAGTGAGAAATCCACATATATTATCATCAGAATACAAGACTAATCTTAGAAGTAATCATGCCCAAactccaaaaaaagaaaagaaaaattcaccCAAATTCCAAAATTGTCAGAGAAGgctataaaattaataagagaAGGTACTTGCAGAACTAACAATGCATTGATACAACCAAGTTAAATTCAACACTAGAGttaatatttggtaaatattcacataaaaatttgCTTGCCGAACAATTTGCAGCAGATGAGAGTTCTTTGCAAGAGAATCCAGAATTTCACAGtaccaaatattttgaatatatatttattaaaagaaaaaagcccTCAAAGTCTGAAAATCTTTGAAACAAGATTCCACTTTTCAAGTGCCAAACTTCAATTCTTCCAAACACATACTCTCAAGTCTCAAAACATAAAAGGTTCCCTGAAAATTTGCACTACTCGCTATTAAGCTGCAGTATtcaaataaggaaaaaaagtaGAGGAAAGAGTCAACAAATGTGCTACCAGACATGCAAACAACAATAGAGAATGTTTGGAATATTATCACATAATCAAAAAGGATAAACATGGATTCTTAATCTATAGTTAAAAGCAAAGAATGAACATCATATAAAAAGGAATACCAAAGAAGACTAAAGAATAAACATCATGTAACaaagaataacaaaaatagACTAAGGAGATAAATATAGGGGACATTACCTTAATGACTGGGCTAGTGCCAACTCGGGCATCCCATAATATAAGGCATGAGTCATCACCAACGCTACAGAACTCCTGCGCACTTTAGGAGAGATACAAGGTTGTCAGACATAAAAGGCCACTTAAAAACCCAcaaataactatttttatgCTATTGGTATTCACAAAGAACAGATGATAAATTTcgataaatttaaagagaaataatCAAAACATAGTAACTAAGTTGAACAACAAGCCCAAGCATCAACATTAATCACTAAAACCAAACACTGATACCCATGTCATATGAGAGTTGAAACTTTATGCTAAGACCCAAGAAGGAACTAGTGAATCACCATATGCAAGTTACCTGGATGGACAGAATGTCACATCTTCAACTGTATCCTCATGCCCATTGTAGATACCCCGTGGACCAACAGAAGGGCCATCAGCAGCTTTGTCGTTACCATCCCCAGGCTTGGGGCTTTGTTTAATGATTGATCCACTTGATCCAGCAGATTTAGCGGTTGCTGGATCAGTGGCCGATGAAGTTATATGGTCTTGGATGCTCCACAAAACCACTGACTTGTCCTTAcctgcaaaaataaaaaagaagaaaattgataaGATGAAACTCTCATGAAGAGATACCCCTCAGATCCTGAAATGCCAAAAAGTTCACAGGCACATTGGAATCATAAACGATATTTCAAGATATTTGATGTTCAGGAATATTCATTATGTACAGAACAACAAGAGAAACCTcaaaaaataacatgaaagaaaataatgcagAACTTAGTTAATAAAGGTATTTGAAAAACTCCATATCCTACTTCCTACATACCCAAGGCATTATTAACTCACTTCAATTCCAGTCAATATTGGAAAGGAACCAGTTATTTCATTAACAATacattaaaatagaaaattccCCACCTCCAGAAAGCACATAGGGTTCTGTTGGGCACATTGCAAGAGCGAATTCAGCATTATCCTGATGTCCAGTCAAAATCTGCAGAAAGAGCTCCAAGTTAACTTTGTTAAAATTAGAAGGAGCACGAAAAGATATTAGCGATACTTCTTTAAAGACTGATGTCACAAAGTCTCTGAAAAGAAGATGCTAAAAGAACTGGAGTGTAACTAAAatcatatacatacatatatctGCAAATAGATTCAACACAAGCTGAGAAAACTTTTCACCTCCATTTCAGTTTTTATATGTGTATTTCTgactttgtcttttttttgaTAACCCAGGCTCCTGCACTGACCCAGACCATGGGTCCGCCCGACCATGCCCTAAACGAGGGGGTCAGTTGGGCGCTCCAACCCCATGAGCCATGAGCCAACAAAGGATCAAGCCTGAGACCTCGATACAGCCAAGCATCAGATCCCAAGCCCTCAACCAACTGGGCTAACCCCTCGGGGGCAATTATTTCTGACCTTCTATTCAAGTTTTCACAATTTCAAGTATTTACATAAAGAtttcaacatttcaaatggaaaaataacagaaaattTGCTATATATAGGATATAGCAATTAAAATATACCAAATCTGGACGAGAATTGGTGGCTCCAAGAACAGCATGACGGTTAGGTTGAGCTTCAACATCCCAAATGAGAACctgaattttgaaaagttcCAGTTAAGAAACAAATCAAACTTTGTCAAATAAGAAATCCTAGCTATGAAAACCCTTGGACCAAGAGAActgaagaaaaaacaaaagagaagaaagaaaaattgccTCTTACATCAGGACTATCTGTGTGTGTGGCCACTATCTTAGTATTCTGTGGAAGTTCCCTGATTCTGTTGACCTGCATATTGACATTCCGTGAAGagatttaacaattaattgaaGCTCCACCATTAAGAAAATTACAGCAGATAAGTAGAAGAACAACCCAACAGATTTGCGCTCTTTATTAATAGGCAGAAGTAATAGCTTTCTAGGCTCATTTCGTATAATCTACTCTCCATCACACCCATACCTCTCCAGGATGTATAATGGTCTTGTGCTTCTTGACAAACGGAGATCGCGCCTCTTCATTAAACTGAAACAACAACATAGCAAATGTCCATAGAAACATGAAGAAGGCAACCGAACGAAAAGAAAGTGAAAacgaaacaaagaaaaagcaagCACCTGAGAAATGTGCTCGGCAGCAGCGACTCTTGGTTTGACAACCTCACAATTCGCAATCACCAGTGTATTTGGAACGCTGCCATCAGTCTGGTaacacaacataaataaataaataaataaaataaacaaagaaaagatcCCATTAACAAGAACAGTGTATTTGTACGAAGAAACAAACTTACTTGTTCAGAAAGGTAGAGACGTTGGCGATTCTTATAAGTAGCTTGCTCAAGCTGTGGACCCCATCTGTTTCAAAGAAAAACCCAAATGAGCCAATTTTTTCACAAGAAAGTTCctagaaatttacaaaacccTAGAAAATGAATTACCGGCAAGAGAGAGAGGGCCAAACGAGATTGTGGTTAGCGAGCCAGTCGTAAAGAACGGGAACGAGAGACTTCCAGTGAGTGTACTTGTCGTCTACAGCGTGCTGGTGAGCAGTGCGTTTGGTGGTGGTGGATTCTTTCATCTTGGGCTCGtcctttttgtcttctttggGTTTTGGTTTGCGGCCTCGCTTCTTGGGTGCCTGTGGATCCATTTTCAGAGCTTTTCAATTTCTACTCTCCGCGACACTTACAATTTCAAAATAGCCTTTCAGTTTCTATTTCAACCAGCGGGACAGCGACCGACTGCTGCTCTGAGAGGGCGAGGGAGAGTGGGAAGGGGACGGATGGTGAAGTAGAAGAGTATTGGAGCGTGTTAAAAAATCCGTAtgaaaagaccattttattattgtaatgcAATTTAAGAGGGCAAATATCCATAAATctttatcaaaaattataataatcttttttatataatatttcgCGAAGCTTATAAGGTGTATCATTATTCtactttttcattaatttcgtTAAATGATTAAACAGAATattgataaaatgataattttattcttaaatgtaaaagattttttattagttactattttgaatattttggaaatgtgttgttattttaaatcgatggaaacaaattataaactCTAAATTCTccataaatagttttatttattttttattaatataaacaaACGTCATGTTTAAAGTTTACGTTAACTGGTTTTATAGTTATTTCAAATGTATTTTGAATAAGGATGAGATTATTTGTACTTTGAACACTTTATTACTTCACACACTTATAGcctaattacaaaaaaataaagctttATTTTGTactctttaaaatttcaaaaatatccttacttaaactatttaaattacttaactttatttatttaaaacactaataaaattatttagcaTACTATTTTTAAGAGATTTAACtgcaataatattattaaatcaagttgtaaaaaaaaacataatttagttattaatttttttgtttatttatgttCAATATTGAATTTTACACTCAAAATGACTTGCAATGAGAACATAATAATAGAAAGTATTCCATAAAtactaccaaaaaaaaaaagaaagaaagagaaggagaagaagaagaagaagacaaagatgaagaagaatg encodes:
- the LOC102609856 gene encoding WD-40 repeat-containing protein MSI4; the protein is MDPQAPKKRGRKPKPKEDKKDEPKMKESTTTKRTAHQHAVDDKYTHWKSLVPVLYDWLANHNLVWPSLSCRWGPQLEQATYKNRQRLYLSEQTDGSVPNTLVIANCEVVKPRVAAAEHISQFNEEARSPFVKKHKTIIHPGEVNRIRELPQNTKIVATHTDSPDVLIWDVEAQPNRHAVLGATNSRPDLILTGHQDNAEFALAMCPTEPYVLSGGKDKSVVLWSIQDHITSSATDPATAKSAGSSGSIIKQSPKPGDGNDKAADGPSVGPRGIYNGHEDTVEDVTFCPSSAQEFCSVGDDSCLILWDARVGTSPVIKVEKAHDADLHCVDWNPLDDNLILTGSADNSVRMFDRRNLTSNGVGSPINKFEGHSAAVLCVQWSPDKSSVFGSSAEDGLLNIWDYEKVGKKVEQGPRTTHYPAGLFFQHAGHRDKVVDFHWNASDPWTVVSVSDDCDSTGGGGTLQIWRMSDLIYRPQDEVLAELEKFKAHVISCTSKP